The Plectropomus leopardus isolate mb unplaced genomic scaffold, YSFRI_Pleo_2.0 unplaced_scaffold8506, whole genome shotgun sequence genome includes the window tgtgtgtgtgtgtgtgtgtgtgtgtgtgtgtgtgtgtgtgtgtgtgttctctgtgaAACAGACGGCAGGTAAGGAAGGAGGCTATGAGTcagtgagcagcagcacagagagtcTCCCCCTGTTGGCAGACTTCGTGCTTTATTACTGTCGACATGCAGACCAGCCTGTTCTGGTGCAGCTCTACCAGGCCGAGGTCAGAggaccaccacacacacacacacacacacacacacacacacacacacacacacacacacacacacacacacacagtctctcacTGCAGTAAATACGTAATTATTTCTTTGGTTTCTTGCTCCGCTCAGCTGACCCTGGCTGGAGGAGAGAAGCGAAGGGAAGTGTTTATTCACTCTCTGGAGCTCGGCCACACTGCAGGAACCAGAGCCGTTAAGGCCATGGGTGAGTCACACTCTGACAGACACATAGAGacaaccacaacacacacagacacacacaaacacacacagacacacgaccaaagatatcgccacgTTTCTGCCACGGTTATCTTTTGTTTGAGACAGCCCAACATCGCACAGTGTATACCAGGCTTAATGCAGTAATACTCAGCTTAAGGACTGCAGGACAAATGTGGCCCCTGATAgcgtgccaggtggcccccaacACTTTTCTAATTCACactaaaaaaaagccattaaagtactttagtatacataaggtgccagagtgcataaaacagcatcaacatagagtttgattatcaaaaaaagtgccagtggaggatcccccacacccccgacagaggtcctaactaagcccctaatgtcctaaaatactagaaatgtcctaaaatccgagaaaggtccaaaaatctgagaaatgtccttaagtccaagaaatgtcctaaatccgaGCAATGTCCTagaatctgagaaatgtccttaaaatctgagaaatgtccaaaaaaaatgagaaacgtcctaaaatctaagaaatgaaATTTAGAAACAAGTGTGTGGCTGtggcgactggcccctggcttcctgtcatttCACAAAAGTGTCCCCTAAGCAAAGCCCGTTAAGTACCCCTGCTTTAACGTGTTATTTTGCAGGTGCTGCCAGCAAGCGGTTTGGAATAGATGAAGAGCGGGAGGCTGTCCCTTTAACACTAAGTGTTGGCTACAACAAGGTATTTTTCCTCGCCCGCAGGTTTCCAGTAACACAGATATATTTAAGTTCACATTCACAGCTATTTTTATATCTGCTGTCTACACCCAATTACAGGTGGCTGTTAGCGGGAGGAGTCAGTGGATGCAGACTGAGAAAGTTTGCACATCGATAAATCTGTACAAAGCCTGCAGGAACCCTGAGCAGCTCGGTGTGTGGCACTGATAGTGTTGCTCTTTTTATCATGTGCCAgtgatttcattttgtttgggtttttttgtccgcactgtttttttctaaacacatCAAATCTCATCTGTCCAGATTCTAGAGTCGAAAGTCTGCAGCTGACGATAACAGAAGTCCTGAAGAGGCAGTGCTCCAAGTCTAAAAAGGGCTACAACCAGGTGAAGGgttaaaatgagtaaataaaacgTAATGTGCACTCCTGCTTATGAAACTCCCCCTCCTCACACTTCCTCTCCCTCCACACGCCCTCTGGCAGCACATCTCTTTATCGCACGTGAAGGTGGACAAGGTGAAGGTGAACGGGGGAAAAGACGGGACGacctttgctgtgtgtctggATCAAGATGAGAAGAAGTTCATCCAAAGTGTCACCAGGTACAACAGGTCGAAGGTAGCGGGTAGATTTATTAGTGGAGACATTTGTCGtgatcctgctgcatcttttggagttgaaggatgagttgattaaactCAGCAGCTACTATAAAGATTCCAGCTGGTTcctggtgatgttgctgctgatggcatcgttCAGTTCCTGCAgggcattttttgaatttccttcagagtcttgtgtccttatggctcccaacaaggtctgccTATTCAgcgcaacagcttgatccaggatgttaggggttaaccatgtctctgtgaagagcagtctctgatctcccgttactgagtgagcctcaatcgcatctcatccactttattcaaTGGTGACCGGAAATTAGTCAGAAGAGGTCTTGGTAGAGGACCGGAtctcggtccaagtcgggtcagcctcgccctgatgccggctctcctccctcttttcgTCTGGTGCTTTCGGTTTCGTTTCTCCTCTCTGGTCTGACCGGCCCCTCGGTGTATGCCGTTTTTGGGGATCCTCaatctgctgcattcagtcaaaacctcacacaacttttcctgatgttgataagtgaTTCTCCATCGCTGAAAAGCCGTTCTTCAGCAGAAGGGTCCATGTTgtagaaaaatagaaaactagagcaaaatagagcaaaaaagtagcaagggtttaaggagctacaggctgcagcatctacatgtgctgccGTCATCAGATAATCACTGAATGCCAGATCGCTGAACCtttacttaaaggaatacttcacccgtttttttattgaatttgtaAAGAGAACTTTGCTTTTCTCACCTGCTCCAACAGTGAAAGAAGAATCCGAAATTGGAGAAAATTCATCCAggccaaacacatgcatttttactaaaaccGTATGATTTAAAACACTTACGCTTCCAGGTTGCACATGTGGGTAAGCGTGTTTTCAAACTTCATTGAGCAGAATTCAATTATATGCGCTTGCTTAGGAAAACCACCCGTCTGTGCATGAGACTGTGTCGTTTTAAAATCCTAATGTTTCAGTGAACATGCATGTGTAtctggattatactgcacaagttgtgtgagagtttgtaacaGATTTTTTGTTCAGCAGTGGAAGAGGTACTCTGAtgttttactgaagtaaaagaaGCAGTACCACTGTGTAGAAATACTCAGTTGTCCTCCATTCtaacctttattttttaacagtacattatgcaggattgtcagttACAGATTACAAACGCTCAgcatttattgatgtttttttgccgCTTTGACTCTCGGATGTGTGCTAGCACCTGTcgctgcctttttttaaagcctgatctcacctgagcgctgtgagggtttaaaaatgccaaacacagaaaatacaataCATTCTGCAGCGTCTCTGCAGAAAATATACCGCCACGCGCCGAAGCCCGAGTCATGGTCAG containing:
- the LOC121940368 gene encoding phosphoinositide 3-kinase regulatory subunit 5-like; its protein translation is TAGKEGGYESVSSSTESLPLLADFVLYYCRHADQPVLVQLYQAELTLAGGEKRREVFIHSLELGHTAGTRAVKAMGAASKRFGIDEEREAVPLTLSVGYNKVAVSGRSQWMQTEKVCTSINLYKACRNPEQLDSRVESLQLTITEVLKRQCSKSKKGYNQHISLSHVKVDKVKVNGGKDGTTFAVCLDQDEKKFIQSVTRCEVSLCCKPGSSSDWRSYKPSPGQVQPLHPSYCSLLCLPITSFSASHP